A single genomic interval of Armigeres subalbatus isolate Guangzhou_Male chromosome 1, GZ_Asu_2, whole genome shotgun sequence harbors:
- the LOC134205391 gene encoding bromodomain adjacent to zinc finger domain protein 1A, whose protein sequence is MPLLRQKLLQKVSGQEKLRDSDEVFYCETTNEIFSNYEDYFHHVVLISSIVWTCEITGKTNLTYAEALESEKQARKQIRLFPAALRGPFLLVASHTKRSSFNEMLDDVYGYVKDHYFKGETVDAIDPNENVYREAKIVEVIPSSNKNSPVKTEKIKYRVCSDDGSEPKEWTLVTENIKRERSLATRDKCKVFLKLHLEQVSGVLKIKEASIKKHVTDEKITDAMIFFGKPPDFGTSKSLQRAEEKKRIEQEKKHLPDKTKKKPGPKPGFKKGSDGKQQSMTKYLNKSADEASSSKVKTEEDEKKSEKSLKEEMERKQKEKAEKEALKKKQLEEQKAILAEQVAIAIKKFNRTQEDLELVDQKVIPEAKPVTTIIDSKHFSDFMYILEFMTSFAELLSIKDKFANGLSMDLLERALLLKEVNGPLSDILQVLLSTIFSHQVEEENEVYIRYDTASEFGMKKNGIPFHKKATEAGIWCYTHYCTKLNELPMDSTTVSEILRLHFLSSGALIEDRGAKWRYSMRGGYNSSDDPGIQIILNSPHILKALNSHTVFQLPVGDILKILKCLIDQLLTYSSVRDLIEERLDKAKIAKQQYISTNAAKRRCEARNNSAKWDMKNEIKRKVTAHEGTVEEKLALRKELEEKMAQDVVKMDAETERAIKDLQKDIDKCKVDFFDYQIYLGSDRAHRSYWLFESLPGVFVEHDRTFSGKCLDKPTTHIHGLALCPADMRKKFITQTIMNNKLSENDKENHTTKKEELVIEKLILNGSLKVKALFDQNKTVANGTPESSSENKDDILKIPSNAELLMCTADPKSCPVHGDASSGHVWTFYHTEEELNALIESLNPRGVREKNLRENLENEKELILAHIADCPVDQITAKKEDRETILASIITKYIKKYDSPDFKHEQGTDPSIIFETTIRENLLELESKISVGYLGSMKVTDREEWRSVLEQFDFKELSAEPLRWGRNRLAAMKEKKEDADDQDEGMENDESDDEADRQLIYDKNPGYDLPEMAIGDCEDPNSEDKTWVKFSQEIEIVKDKVRSLATALLQIEQCIDPKFLCFPFGAKKKIKDKAAITKSIIKGQKNLALWEESLMSATNYSQLFLHYNVLYDTIQWSRSAERIACMMCRRKGDPEQTLLCDECNRACHMYCLKPKLKQVPEGDWYCPKCRPENYKRKRQPKKREVFVEEEPVEEEPEEVVEQELDETAVDEEMDESIMEQDTLVCKKCNEVDASAVCSTCDAAYHPQCTKSLTSTPKKSWKCDKCKKKSSKNSSSSKKKSKSSKKSKKKVTVRLAAGPVVDDSFENYEDDAEDNTFNDEAEEEEPAETPKSTKKRISKRKASDEGDSSDDEALSIKAKRGRRSSSKRSLTNGHHEEQEDEDEDSASPPSKSRRSAPPNDELNASNSRKGRRTGEDLPLNNVALYTLIDDIIKHQDSWPFDRPVSVKEVPDYYTIIKNPMDFAKIKSKLNMGEYTINEQMMNDVQLVFRNCDLYNTDETEIYRTGQSLERFVLQRSNELALPFKPSDMLKHDSALKNGTSSSGTPVRNGEASSKSPPKDSNSGKRRSIKK, encoded by the exons AGACTATTTCCACCACGTCGTGCTCATCTCATCAATCGTTTGGACGTGTGAGATCACTGGAAAAACGAATCTCACGTATGCGGAAGCGCTGGAATCCGAAAAACAGGCTCGCAAACAAATCCGCCTGTTTCCTGCTGCACTTCGGGGTCCATTCTTGCTGGTGGCATCCCACACCAAGCGGAGTTCGTTCAACGAAATGCTCGACGATGTGTACGGCTACGTAAAGGATCATTACTTCAAGGGTGAAACGGTCGACGCCATCGATCCCAATGAAAACGTCTACCGCGAGGCTAAAATTGTCGAGGTGATACCGTCAAG CAACAAAAACAGTCCAGTGAAGACGGAAAAAATCAAGTATCGTGTTTGTTCGGATGACGGTAGTGAGCCTAAGGAGTGGACCTTAGTTACAGAAAATATCAAGCGGGAACGCAGCTTAGCTACTCGTGACAAATGTAAAGTGTTCCTAAAGTTGCACCTGGAACAGGTTAGCGGAGTGCTCAAGATTAAGGAAGCTTCCATCAAGAAACACGTAACCGATGAAAAAATTACAGACGCAATGATTTTCTTCGGTAAGCCGCCAGATTTTGGAACCTCAAAAAGTTTACAACGAGCTGAAGAAAAGAAACGCATCGAGCAAGAAAAGAAACATTTGCCCGATAAGACTAAGAAAAAGCCTGGTCCAAAGCCAGGTTTTAAGAAGGGCAGCGATGGAAAACAACAGAGTATGACAAAATACTTGAACAAATCGGCTGACGAAGCGAGTAGTAGTAAAGTGAAAACAGAGGAAGACGAAAAGAAATCCGAAAAGAGTCTAAAGGAAGAGATGGAACGAAAGCAGAAGGAGAAAGCAGAGAAAGAGGCtttgaagaagaaacagctgGAAGAGCAAAAAGCGATTCTAGCCGAGCAGGTGGCAATTGCCATTAAAAAGTTCAACCGCACTCAAGAGGATCTAGAATTGGTCGATCAAAAAGTCATTCCGGAGGCCAAACCAGTGACCACCATTATCGATTCGAAGCACTTCAGTGATTTTATGTACATTTTGGAGTTTATGACGTCTTTTGCGGAGTTATTATCGATCAAAGACAAGTTTGCGAATGGTCTATCAATGGATCTGCTGGAAAGAGCTTTGCTGCTGAAAGAAGTGAATGGGCCGTTGAGCGACATTCTTCAAGTGTTGCTGAGTACCATCTTCTCCCATCAAGTAGAGGAAGAAAACGAAGTGTATATTAGGTACGATACGGCATCTGAGTTTGGAATGAAGAAGAATGGTATTCCATTCCACAAGAAGGCGACTGAAGCTGGCATATGGTGTTATACTCATTACTGCACCAAACTGAATGAATTACCGATGGATTCGACCACCGTGTCCGAAATACTGCGACTGCATTTCCTTTCATCCGGTGCGTTGATTGAGGATCGAGGAGCAAAGTGGCGGTACTCTATGAGAGGAGGATACAACAGCTCCGACGACCCCGGTATCCAGATAATTTTGAACAGTCCGCACATTTTAAAAGCTCTCAACTCACACACAGTATTCCAGCTTCCAGTTGgcgacattttgaaaattttgaaatgccTCATCGACCAGCTGTTAACCTATAGTAGCGTGAGAGATTTGATAGAAGAACGTCTGGATAAGGCCAAAATAGCCAAGCAGCAATATATTTCGACTAATGCAGCAAAGAGAAGGTGTGAGGCGCGCAACAACTCCGCCAAGTGGGATATGAAGAATGAAATAAAGAGAAAG GTCACTGCTCATGAGGGTACGGTCGAAGAGAAGCTTGCTCTGCGTAAGGAGCTGGAGGAAAAAATGGCTCAAGATGTTGTAAAAATGGATGCCGAAACTGAACGAGCCATTAAAGATCTACAGAAAGATATCGACAAATGCAAAGTCGATTTCTTCGATTATCAGATCTATCTGGGATCCGATCGAGCGCACCGCAGCTATTGGCTCTTTGAATCCTTGCCTGGGGTATTCGTAGAGCACGATCGCACATTCTCCGGAAAATGTTTGGATAAACCTACTACGCATATACACGGATTGGCCTTATGCCCAGCAGATAtgcgaaaaaagttcatcactCAAACAATCATGAACAACAAACTAAGTGAAAATGATAAGGAAAATCATACCACTAAAAAAGAAGAATTAGTCATTGAAAAACTAATACTTAATGGAAGCCTCAAGGTTAAAGCATTGTTCGATCAAAACAAAACTGTTGCCAATGGAACTCCTGAAAGTTCGTCAGAGAATAAAGATGACATTTTAAAAATACCTTCCAACGCCGAACTTTTAATGTGTACAGCCGATCCAAAATCTTGCCCAGTGCATGGCGACGCTTCTTCAGGTCACGTCTGGACCTTCTATCATACCGAAGAAGAACTTAATGCTCTAATTGAAAGTCTTAACCCAAGAGGTGTTCGTGAAAAAAACCTTCGTGAGAATTTGGAGAACGAGAAAGAGCTCATACTGGCACATATTGCAGATTGTCCGGTAGACCAAATAACGGCGAAGAAAGAAGATCGAGAGACAATCCTCGCGTCCATTATCACAAAGTACATTAAAAAGTACGATTCTCCTGACTTCAAGCACGAACAGGGAACGGATCCTAGCATTATTTTTGAAACCACCATCCGCGAGAACCTTTTAGAACTGGAATCAAAAATTTCCGTCGGTTACTTGGGCAGCATGAAGGTTACTGACCGGGAAGAGTGGCGCAGTGTGCTCGAGCAATTCGACTTCAAGGAACTGTCTGCTGAGCCGCTACGATGGGGCCGCAATCGACTGGCGGCTAtgaaagagaaaaaagaagatgCCGATGATCAAGACGAAGGCATGGAGAACGACGAATCTGACGATGAAGCTGACAGGCAACTTATCTATGACAAGAATCCGGGCTACGATTTGCCAGAGATGGCTATTGGTGACTGCGAAGATCCCAATTCCGAAGACAAAACTTGGGTGAAATTTTCGCaagaaattgaaatcgtcaaAGACAAGGTTCGATCTTTAGCAACGGCCCTGCTTCAAATTGAACAATGTATTGATCCTAAATTTCTGTGTTTCCCAttcggagcaaagaagaagatcAAAGACAAGGCTGCCATTACGAAATCAATCATCAAGGGTCAGAAGAACCTGGCACTTTGGGAGGAATCCCTCATGAGCGCTACAAATTACTCTCAACTATTCCTACATTACAATGTGCTGTACGATACCATTCAGTGGAGTAGGTCAGCCGAGCGTATTGCTTGTATGATGTGCCGCCGGAAGGGTGATCCCGAGCAGACGCTATTATGCGATGAGTGTAATCGGGCTTGTCACATGTACTGTCTAAAGCCCAAATTGAAACAAGTCCCAGAGGGAGATTGGTACTGTCCGAAATGCAGGCCAGAGAACTACAAACGTAAGAGACAACCCAAAAAACGAGAGGTGTTTGTGGAAGAAGAACCCGTCGAGGAAGAACCCGAGGAAGTTGTGGAACAAGAACTGGATGAAACTGCTGTTGATGAAGAAATGGATGAATCGATCATGGAACAGGATACTCTCGTTTGCAAGAAATGCAATGAAGTTGATGCATCCGCTGTTTGCTCAACATGCGACGCAGCATATCATCCACAATGTACCAAATCGCTTACGAGTACACCGAAGAAAAGTTGGAAATGTGATAAATGCAAGAAAAAGTCGTCCAAGAATTCGAGCAGTTCGAAGAAAAAATCAAAGAGTagtaaaaaatccaaaaagaaagtgacagttcgattgGCGGCAGGTCCCGTTGTAGATGATAGTTTTGAGAATTATGAGGACGACGCGGAGGACAACACATTCAACGATGAAGCTGAAGAGGAAGAACCTGCGGAAACGCCAAAATCGaccaagaaaagaatctcgaAACGTAAGGCTTCTGATGAAGGAGATTCAAGTGATGACGAGGCGTTATCGATCAAAGCGAAACGGGGTCGCCGGTCAAGTTCAAAAAGATCCCTCACCAACGGACATCACGAGGAACAGGAAGATGAGGATGAAGATTCGGCGTCACCTCCCAGCAAATCGCGACGATCCGCGCCGCCCAATGATGAGCTGAATGCGTCGAATTCTCGCAAAGGTAGACGCACTGGCGAAGATCTGCCACTGAATAATGTAGCGTTATACACCTTAATTGATGACATTATCAAACATCAAGATTCTTGGCCATTTGATAGGCCCGTTTCCGTTAAGGAGGTTCCGGATTACTACACTATCATTAAGAACCCAATGGATTTTGCAAAGATCAAATCGAAATTAAATATGGGCGAGTACACGATAAACGAACAAATGATGAACGACGTGCAGCTAGTGTTTCGTAACTGCGATTTATACAACACGGATGAAACGGAAATATACAG
- the LOC134207850 gene encoding uncharacterized protein LOC134207850: protein MYNQNRKHVTMDYSILLNPPVVVEHAISVVPVPVKPWPQRFPILQDREYQHQLFVEPDCSPRYHGRYSVVADCLKAHERTAFRVTPSDCIDVGGLFSDLMADSPYEMCLPSSKSGFGIGPFIDRP, encoded by the exons ATGTATAATCAAAACCGAAAGCATGTGACG ATGGATTATTCGATCCTCCTGAACCCTCCAGTTGTAGTGGAGCATGCAATCTCAGTTGTACCTGTTCCTGTGAAACCGTGGCCCCAGAGATTCCCGATACTTCAGGATCGTGAATACCAACATCAGCTATTTGTTGAGCCAGATTGTTCACCACGGTATCACGGACGATATTCCGTTGTGGCTGATTGCTTAAAAGCTCACGAAC GTACTGCATTTCGAGTCACACCTTCCGACTGCATCGATGTCGGTGGCCTGTTTTCGGATCTCATGGCGGACAGTCCATACGAAATGTGCCTGCCTTCCTCCAAGAGCGGATTTGGCATTGGTCCATTCATAGACCGACCTTGA